The following proteins are encoded in a genomic region of Desulfocurvibacter africanus subsp. africanus DSM 2603:
- a CDS encoding tetratricopeptide repeat protein, translating into MQFGVNEFDVGWVRGDMRICTLALLLLLVLGTHSTAAIFEEDICLQAEKELYSGRGIHLFTECLKVPELNKLEMAYAYYCRGLAYAYVREYYKSIVNFDMSIIINPYSSLVYSDRGNSYFEIGESEQAIADWNKAIFLDPGNPHPYVSIGHYHYVKKEYVHAIEMFNTAIKYNPKYALAYNNRGLAYHELGEYLKAIADYNEAILIDPMLAWAYSNRGGTYSKIEKYQQALSDYSKAIKINPRLGRTYNNRGLTHARMGQHQQALTDFSKAVELESDNSEVYYNRGLTYDILGNHQKAIQDYIMAIRIDPKLSKAHNNLAFTYATANPPQLRNMEEALSHAVIAVQLTLGEDCASLDTLASVYAMTGLFDMAVEVGQQAVNLAHRNGNIKEAVRLEQSLELYKSGITPSGL; encoded by the coding sequence GTGCAATTTGGTGTCAATGAGTTTGATGTCGGCTGGGTGAGAGGTGATATGCGGATTTGTACACTTGCGTTATTATTATTACTCGTGCTGGGCACGCACTCCACCGCTGCCATATTTGAGGAAGACATATGCCTACAGGCAGAAAAAGAACTATATTCCGGTCGTGGAATTCATCTTTTTACTGAATGTTTAAAAGTTCCAGAGTTGAACAAGTTAGAAATGGCGTATGCATATTATTGCCGTGGTCTTGCCTACGCGTATGTCAGAGAATATTACAAATCTATTGTAAATTTTGATATGTCTATAATTATAAACCCATATTCATCATTGGTGTATAGTGATCGGGGAAATTCATATTTTGAGATTGGCGAAAGCGAGCAGGCTATAGCTGATTGGAATAAGGCAATCTTCCTTGATCCTGGCAATCCACATCCATACGTAAGCATCGGCCATTACCACTATGTTAAAAAAGAATATGTTCATGCAATTGAGATGTTTAATACAGCAATAAAATATAATCCAAAATATGCATTAGCATATAACAATCGCGGGCTTGCTTATCATGAGCTTGGTGAATACCTAAAGGCTATTGCTGACTATAATGAAGCAATTCTTATTGATCCCATGCTTGCTTGGGCGTATAGCAATAGGGGTGGCACATATAGTAAAATAGAAAAATACCAGCAGGCCCTCTCAGACTACAGTAAAGCCATCAAGATCAACCCAAGGCTGGGTAGAACATATAATAATCGCGGATTGACCCATGCAAGAATGGGCCAGCACCAGCAAGCGCTCACCGACTTTAGTAAAGCAGTTGAGCTCGAATCCGACAATAGCGAAGTGTATTACAACCGGGGTTTGACCTATGACATCCTAGGCAATCATCAGAAAGCTATTCAGGATTATATAATGGCGATCCGTATCGATCCTAAGTTGTCAAAAGCTCACAATAACTTGGCTTTCACTTATGCAACAGCAAATCCTCCTCAGTTGCGTAATATGGAGGAAGCCTTGAGCCATGCCGTTATCGCTGTGCAGTTAACCCTCGGTGAGGATTGCGCTTCCTTGGACACGCTGGCTAGTGTGTACGCCATGACAGGTCTATTCGACATGGCCGTGGAAGTCGGGCAACAAGCTGTTAATTTGGCCCATCGAAATGGCAATATCAAGGAAGCCGTGAGGCTTGAGCAAAGCCTGGAGCTGTACAAGAGCGGCATAACCCCTTCTGGATTATAG
- a CDS encoding rubrerythrin family protein gives MSKTEENLMEAFAGESQANRKYLAYAKQADKEGHPQVAKLFRAAAEAETVHAHAHLRVLGAVKTTAENLKDAVAGETHEFKSMYPGMIETAKAEGNKAALRSFEFANTVEKTHADLYQKALENLGSNKETDYWVCSVCGHTVEDEAPEKCPVCQAAKKAFFKVD, from the coding sequence ATGTCCAAGACCGAAGAGAACCTGATGGAAGCCTTTGCCGGTGAGTCCCAGGCCAACCGCAAGTATCTCGCCTACGCCAAGCAGGCCGACAAGGAAGGCCATCCGCAGGTGGCCAAGCTGTTCCGCGCCGCGGCCGAGGCCGAGACCGTGCACGCCCACGCCCACCTGCGCGTGCTGGGCGCCGTGAAGACCACGGCCGAGAACCTCAAGGACGCCGTGGCCGGCGAGACCCACGAGTTCAAGAGCATGTATCCCGGCATGATCGAGACGGCCAAGGCCGAAGGCAACAAGGCCGCCCTGCGCTCCTTCGAGTTCGCCAACACCGTGGAGAAGACCCACGCCGACCTGTACCAGAAGGCCCTGGAAAACCTGGGCAGCAACAAGGAAACGGACTACTGGGTCTGCTCCGTGTGCGGACACACCGTGGAAGACGAAGCGCCCGAGAAGTGTCCCGTCTGCCAGGCGGCCAAGAAGGCCTTCTTCAAGGTCGATTAG
- a CDS encoding Fur family transcriptional regulator: MHMTEERDLFGRACREAGLKQTPQRMEVFREILAARDHPTVEALHGRIRERMPSLSLDTVYRTLAAFERCGLVCRVRCASGEARYDQAVRPHQHMACTVCGVVTDFSWPEYEAMDLPRCVSEWGQPSVVHLVVEGVCQACTAGREEDAKENACVSAD; the protein is encoded by the coding sequence ATGCACATGACCGAGGAGCGCGACCTGTTCGGTCGAGCCTGCCGCGAAGCCGGGCTCAAGCAGACGCCCCAGCGGATGGAGGTGTTCCGCGAGATCCTGGCCGCGCGGGATCACCCCACGGTGGAGGCGCTGCACGGGCGTATCCGCGAGCGCATGCCCAGCCTGTCCCTGGATACGGTCTACCGCACCCTGGCCGCCTTCGAGCGTTGCGGCCTGGTCTGCCGGGTGCGCTGCGCTTCAGGCGAGGCGCGCTACGACCAGGCTGTGCGGCCGCATCAACATATGGCCTGTACGGTCTGCGGCGTGGTAACGGATTTCTCATGGCCGGAGTACGAGGCCATGGACCTGCCCCGGTGCGTGAGCGAGTGGGGCCAGCCGAGCGTAGTGCATCTGGTTGTGGAAGGTGTATGCCAGGCCTGCACTGCTGGCCGGGAAGAAGATGCGAAAGAAAACGCTTGCGTATCTGCGGACTAA